The window AATAGACAGGGTTGTCAGAACTCTTCTTCTTGGCCAGTTCCAGATCAAAATCAAGGCCTGAATCATAACTGCGGCTTAAAAACATGAATCGGGCAGCGTCTTTGCCCACCTCATCCACAATATCCTTAAGCGTCACAAACTCTCCGGCCCTGGTGGACATCTGCACGGGATTTCCATCCCTGAGCAGATTAACCAGCTGGACCAGAATCACATCAAATTGTTCACTCTTGCGCCCTGAGGCCACAACTGCGGCATCAATTCGCTTGATATATCCGTGGTGATCTGCCCCCCAGACATCAATGACACGGTCAAACCCGCGCTCATATTTCTCATCATGATAGGCAATGTCCGAGGCATAATAGGTGGTCAGGCCGTTGTTGCGCACCACCACCCGGTCCTTTTCATCACCGAAGTTTTCCGTGCGAAACCACAGAGCCCCGTCCTTTTCATAAATCAGGTCTTTTGCTTTAAAATTTTCAATGGTCTCCTGAACCCGGCCTGAATCATAAAGGCTTTGCTCACTGAACCAATTGTCAAACCGGACCCCGAAATCATCCAGGTCAGACCGGATGCCGGCCAGAATTTTTTGGGCGGCAAATCGTGCACAGATTTCAATACCCTGTTTTTCGTCGGCATCCGCAAGGTCTTTGCCCCGGGAGTCAAGAATCTCCTGGGCAATATCGCGGATATAATCGCCCTGGTAGCAGTCCTGGGGGAAATCAATATTCCCCCCCTGAATCTGCTGCAGCCTTAGCCACACTGATGTGCCAAGGGTTCTGATCTGGCGGCCGGAGTCATTGATATAATATTCTTTTTGCACATCGAAGCCTGCAAAGCTAAGAATATTACCCATGGCATCTCCCACGGCAGCCCCGCGGCCGTGCCCCACATGAAGCGGTCCCGTGGGATTGGCCGATACAAATTCAACCTGGACCCGTTTTTTATCACCCATGGTGGATGAACCAAAGGCCAAATCTTGCACCAGCACCCGGTCCACCACCGGATGCCAGGCCTCAGGCGATAAGAAAAAATTAATAAATCCGGGGCCAGCCACCTCCATTTTTGCCAGCGAAGTCCCCAAAGAAGCGTCGGACATATCAGACATGGATTCAACAAGAGTTTTGGCAATCTTTGCCGGGGCCATTTTCTGCAGCTTTGCCGACACCATGGCAAAATTGGTTGAAAAATCGCCCTGACCTTCATGTTTAGGGGTTTCAACCTCAAATTCCGGCACTTGGTCCGAAGGCAGCATCCCCTTTTCAAAGGCAGCGCGGGCCGCATCAATGACCATGGTTCTAATTTTTGTTTTCATATAAGGATTAGTTCTCGTGTTCAGAGGTATCTTCAGGGGTAAATCTAGGGGTATCATCCTCGGAATCAATTTCCTTCATCTCATCCTCCTTGGTGTCCCCATCTTCATCTAACAGAACATCAAGTTCCACATCATCCTCATCAAGAAGAAACTCCTCTTCACTGGGCAATGTGTCCACATCATTAAATTCAAGTTCCATCTTATCCGATTCGAGATCGGCAAAAAATTCAATGGCATTTTCAAACAACTTTTCGGACAACTCCCTGGTGGGGAAAAAACTGCGGCGGCGAAATACGGCAAGAAATGCCTTGAACCCCTCCTGGCATGCCTGGCGCACTGCATCAAGGTCATAGTCCTCTTCATGCAAAGGCATAATTACACCGGGATCCACCTCGGCAGATTCAAGGACAGTTAAAATATTGTCCTTTAGATTTTTCTCAAGCCTGATTTTTTGTTTCATTAAATTCTCCTGTTATCATCCCCTGTTATAATCCATTCATTGAAACTTCTTAATATAGCCCAACTAATTCCCATGTCAATGATTTAAATTGGTACCGTCAGGGCAATTCCATGGATTTTGATTAAAACAAATGATTGCCCGGAATGGCATTTTTTGATTGACCAGCCGGGATCAAGGTGTTATATAACCCGGGTTAATTTTGGAGGAGTGGCCGAGCGGTTGAAGGCGGCGGTCTTGAAAACCGTTAGGTGTAACAGCCTCGTGGGTTCGAATCCTACCTCCTCCGCCAAAAAAAAAGTGATTTATGGAGAAGTGACCGAGTGGCCGAAGGTGCTCGCCTGCTAAGCGAGTGTATGGGGAAACTTGTACCGAGAGTTCGAATCTCTCCTTCTCCGCCAGTATCAAGAAGCAAGACTTAAAGGGCTTTTGTCGAGTGCGACAAAGGCCCTTTGTTTTTGTCTCAGTATGATCCCAGGTGTGACCCTTTGTTTTTTTTGAGACACATCTTTTTGACATTTGCTGAACGAATAAACACTGCGGGTTTGGAAACCCCGGGATACACCTAATAGCGCTCGCTGTTTTGATGAATTTATAGTGGAAGTACAGGGATGGTCTAATAGTCTATTGGGTACATCTTCCGAAAAAATGGATGTTGTGATGTGAGTAGTCCTCACCATCAACGCCTTGAAACCTATTTTGTTTCGATCCAATTTTCCAGTCTCAAACCATCAACTCTGACAAACTCACGCATGTTATTAGAGACAAGAATTAGTGATTCACTCCGAGCATGCCCGGCAATATGCAAATCATTGATCCCGATAGGGGTTCCTTTCTTTTCTAAATCCGCTCTGATATTTCCATAGTGGGCAGCCGCATTGTCGTCATAGGAAAGGACTTCCAGTCGTGATACAAAATCTTCTACTCTTCTCAGATTGTGGGACACCATAGTGCTTTTTTCAGCACCATGTAACAATTCTGCCAAGGTGATCGAACTAATACACATCTGCCCTGCATGGGCGTTGAAAACGGCTAATACTTCAATTGGTCGACGCTTAATCACATCAATAACAATATTGGTGTCCAACATATATTTCAGCATCAAAAAGATTCCCTTTCTGATTGTTCCTGTGAAGCACGTTCCGTCATAAAATCATCGGACACCCCGTCTTCAGAAAGAAAAAAACTGTCCCATGTATTTTCTACGGGTGAAAGCACACGGTCTTTGCCGACAACACGCACGACAACTTTTTTCACGTTCTCGGGAAACCTACTGTCAACCGGTAATCTTACCGCTTGGGTTCTGTTATTTACAAAAACGGTTCCTACGTCCATAACCCAATCTCCCATAATAAGTTCGCTATCCATCTGATAGCGCCCCATTCAGCCGAGGCTGAACCCAATTTTGCAAGCAACTAAAATCATGAGAAAAAAAATTTAGTTACTTAAAAGTATAAATCAGAATAGTGTATTTAGCAATGGTATATAGCATCAATTTTATCCCCAAGCCTTTAAACTGTTCGTCTAAACTGTTCGTCACCTTTTGTGTTTTTCATGGAAGCATTACCAGAAAGTCCGGGGTTTTCATCCGCCAGCAAAACGGTGTTTGCCCGATCAGTAGTCCTCGTGTTAACAATTCCAGTTTGATGTGTCGAATTTTAACTATCAACAACCCAATAATAAAAGCAAACTGCGCATATACTGAATGGATACAGCACATACAGACAAAATGTGGCATCTGCCCTTTTTCAAAAATTTGCTGAAATTAGCTTTTGATACCCGGTTCCCTTAAAAAGAGAATTTATCCGGGCACGGGATCTCCTGATCAGCCAAACTGCTCTATCACTTGATCTGCATGCTGAATGGCATAGGAGGACTCTCCGTGACAGGGAATTCTATCCCGATTCGACAATTATTGTTTTTTCAGACGCTTCCAGGCCCGGGTGCCTACCATTGAATCGGGCCAAGCATCCACCATCTGCAAAAAAAGGTCATAGGACACTGCAAAGCTGAATTCTCCTTTTTTAAAATATTTGATTCCATTAATGTCAAAACCGCCAATAACTGCAACCCTGTCTCCTTTACGCTTGAATTTGCGGGGCCAGGAAACAAGGGCAGCGCAGCCCATACCAAAGGGGATTTTAACCGCATCAGGATTCCCGGTAACAAAGACCGTTAAAGCGTTGAGCCCTATCAGGCTGTCCCGGTTCGGGAACAATAAAACGATTTCAGGTCTATTTCCCGAAGCAAACAGATCAAGGGGTTGAATAACAAGAACGGCTGCGTCTGCTCCAGGCGGTTTGAAGGAATCATAAATCCGTTTTCCGGTGTCAACGCAGTCCACATACCGCTCTCCCTGCATCTGGCCTTGGATGCCGCTTGAAATCAGGGCCGGTTCAAAGGATTCATAGAACGGTTTGAATCCCGTAAAAAACGCAGCCCCCAGGCATCCGTAATGTTCCTTGTCAAAAAATGCCGGACACATTTTCCTTCGGGCATACCGGACCTTTGAAAGTAGACAGGAGCTCCAATTTATCTCATGGTCACCATCCGGACTCAAAAGATCTATATGGGTCATGGGCTTAGGAGTTATCCCGGATTCAGGTATCTGATCTGTATAAAAAAGACCCATAACAGGCCCGTCAAGTCCAAGTATGTCCAAAAACGCTGTTATCTTTTTATTCATGTGTAATCCTCCTTATTTTAAACTGATGAATCATGAGGCTGAAAACAAATATATAGCGATAAAGGCAGTTAAAATCCCCAGTCCCTCTTTTAGTGTGATGGTTTCGTTAAGCAGTAGATATCCCAGGGCAATGGTAATCAATGGCGACAACGATGTGAACATAGCAACCACAGAAACCTTGCCGGACCGGACTGCAAACAAAAAACATAATCCCCCTGCCATACCAAGCATGCCGGTCGCCAGGGCCAGAAAAATCCCTTTGCCGCTTACGTCCGGCCTGAAATGCAAAACTGCCAGGACAATCGCACCTATTACCATGGCGCCCATACTTTCGTAGACCATAGCACTCATGGGGCTTATATACCGGGTGGTCAGTTTCGGGATAAACGCCCAGAAGCCCCAGCAGACAAGGGTGCCCAGTGCAGGTAATATCCATGTTTTCATAAAAATTCCTCCTTTTGCGTCGGCAATTTTAAGATGGTGAGCCATCATGGCATGCAAGCGTCCCGAAAACGTTCCGGGACCTGAGGGAAAATTTTAATTTGTAAAAAACGGACCGTTGCTATACTCAACAAGAGGGAGGAAAAATGCCGGAATTTGTCTGTCAATTTTTTGGAAGTCCAAAATTTTTTGTTGATGGCCGCCCTGTAAAACCCGACCGCAGGAAAGCTGTCGCACTGGCCGCGTTTCTTATCGTTCACGGAAAAAGCATATCCAGAGAACGGTTGGCCGACCTGTTCTGGCCTAACTTTGGTCGAACCAGCGCATTGGCATCCCTCCGCAGGACCCTTTCGGTCATGGGTAAAGTGCTGGGCAAACACTGGTTTGAGGCAAACAGAGAGACCATCTGCTTTGTGCCAAATGAAAATATCTCTGTTGATGTGGCGCAATTTCAGGCACTGATATCCCGGCATAGCACGAATTCTGATGCCCTGGAACCAGATGTTCTGGAAAAAGCCGCCCAAATGTATAGCGGTTCGTTTTTATCTGACTTCAGTCTCTATGATGCTCCTGAGTTTGACGAATGGCAGTTTGCTCGAAAAGAAGCCTTTGAGCGTGAATTCATCCAGATTATAAACATCCTTGCCCAAAGGCATGAAACCCTGGGTAATGATGACAAGGCCATAAAGTATGCCTCGGTCTGGGCGGAGTATGATCCATTAAATGAATCCGCCCACCGATGCCTGATCCGGCTTTTTGGCCGGACCGGGCAGAAAGGGCTGGTTAAGCAGCAGTATGACAGATGCCGGCAACTGCTTGACACAGAACTTGGCATCCCCCCAGATTCAAAGACAGCACAGCTTGCCGAAAAGGCCCTTGGGCCAGGCTCTTTTCCGGTTAAACAAATACCGACAGCCCGGGATCTGTTTCCTGAACAATCCTTTGCGTTTATAGGTCGGCCCAGAGAACTGACAGCCATTTCAGTGATTCTTATCCAACATGGTGCCAGGCTTTTAACCCTTACAGGCCCCGGAGGCATCGGAAAGACACGGCTTGCACTGGAATTCGCAACAAAAGAACGCATCTCATTTGCCCATGGTGTTTTCTTTTTACCCTTGGCCAATATATCCTGCCTTGATGCAATGATGGCTGCCCTGTCAGAACGCTTGGGGCTCTTGCCTGACAAGCGCACATCCGTCCTTCAGCAGGTTCAGGATTTTTTGAGAGACAAAAAGATCCTGCTGGTCCTGGATAATCTTGAACATCTGGAGGGGATTAACGAACAGATCTGTCTGCTCCTGGATAATACCCGGCATTTAAAAATTCTTGCCACCAGCAGATCCCGCCTGGAACTCGGCAGGGAACAGGTACTATCTGTGTCTGGACTTGATTGTCCCCTCCAGCCACCTGGTAAAAAAACAGAGCAAATCAAAACCTTCTTTGAGGCCCAAGCCCCGGCTTTATTCATAGCTGCCGTGCGAAGGGTTCAGCCTTATTTTGTGCCCCATGCCGGCAATCTGCATGACATCATGCGCGTATGCCGCCTGACATCGGGCATTCCATTAGCACTTATTCTGGCCGGAGGATGGGGCGACACATATTGTGTGCGGGATATTGCAGACCAGATCGAAAAGAGCATTGATTTTCTTCAGGTCGGCCAGGCGGATGTCCCACCTTCCCACAGAAGCATTCGGGCCGTTTTCGATACATCCTGGAACAGCCTATCGCAACAGGAGAAAAGGATTTTCATGAACCTGGCTGTTTTCAGGGGCTCATTTTGCCGTGAAGCGGCCAGTGCGGTTGCCGGCACTTTTGACCAGGAACCGGATTGCCAGGGGCTTTCAGGCATTATCAGAAAATCTCTTGTCAGACTTGATCCTGTTACAGGCCTGCTCTCTTTGCACACGCTTATTTCCCAGTATGCAGAAGAGCAACTTGTGTCATCGGGCACACAGGAAATGGTCCTTAACAGGCATCAGGCCTATTATCTGGGCATGGTTCGAACCGGTGAAGAAGAATTGATTGGGCCGAAAATGATGGCATACCGAACGGATATGGATCTGGCCTTTGCCAATATTGAACAGGCCTGGAACAGGGCTGTATTAAAGAAGGATATCGCATCCCTTTCAAGTGCGGCGGCCGGACTGTACGTCTATTTTGACATGCACGGAAATTACCTGAACGGCCAGCGGTTGTTTAGCGCTGCAAAACCGCTGGCAGAAAACCAGCAACAGCCTTTCAATCCGGTATCCGGCCTTCTGATGGTCTGCTGGTTTGATATGCATACCCAAAGCGTAAACGCCAAACCATCCTTTGATCAGGTTTTAGGATTTGCACACCAATGGCTCAGAAGCACTGTCAAATCAAGTGACGATTTAAGCCGTGCCCACGCCCTTCTTCTCATGGGTGCGGTTTCCCATAAAAAAAAAAGCATATCAGGGCCATTCGTTTATATAAACAAAGCCTATCCCGGGCTTCCCGGATAGAACATGCATTTTGGGTCACCATGCGCATCGGCCTTTGCACGCGGGCTTTGGGACAAATGGAACAGGCGCTGATTTTTTTTGAAAAAAGTCTTCAAATTGGCAGAAATCTCGGGGATGACACAAAAATCGCCTGGTCTTTAGGCAATATCGGCTCAGCCCATATCTGTCTTGGCAACTGCGATTCAGCCATTCCTTTGCTCTTGTCTGCAAAGGCAATTTTTGAGCAGATCAAGGCCCTGATCGGGGTGGTCTTCTGCCTGGAAGAACTTGGGCTGATCGCTTTGTTCCGGGGTGAATTTGACCGGGCACAAACCTTGGCGGATCAGGCTGAAAACCTGGCATTGGATGCGGGACTATCCCTTGATTTCCATCAAAGGCCAACGGCTCTTAAAGGAATGTCCAGGCTGATGAAAGGAGATTTAACCCGGGCAATAACCTGCTTTCAGGATATTGAAACAGCTGGGACACCCGGACTTACTACCTGTCTGGGAACAGGTTTTGTTTCAATTGTCAACCAGGATGCCTGCCGGGCCGCCTTTTATGAAAAAAAAGCAAAGCACCTTACAAAATCAGTACACAAACCCCAATTTATTGCCCTGTCATACCTGCTACAAGAAGCTATCTTTTTGCAGAATAAAGACAAGGCTGCTGCTGCTTCAAAGCTTGATCTTGCCATGAACGCCCCTTTGAGTCCCAGCAAGCTTTTTAATGCCTGGCCGTTTGCCGATAGCCTGATCTGTCAAATCAGACAAGTATGATTCTGCTTGAAAATTTAAGAAAAGAAGTGGGCTGACAGGGATAGTCCGGGGTGGTCTTCCATACAAAAAGAAGATTTTGTTTTAGAGGTAGTTTTCACCTCAAACCCTTGATTTGATCTTCCAGATTTTCGATCCAAGTCACCAATAACAAAAGTAGTGACCGCCGTCTCAAAATTGGCTTAGGAGTTCTTAAATAGCGCTCTATTAGCGCTCTCCCACAAATTACTTATTTTTTAGGGATGCGAGTTGAGGATTCCGGTCATCTACGGCACCGTCTCCCAATTCATCCTGACAGGAGTCTGGCATCTCCAGTCAAAGGGCGCATGTAATTTTTAGGTTATATCCAAAGGGCTCTTGGCTTCTTTCAAGGTCGTGGACGGTACGGTCTGTGTATATATCATGGTGGTTCGCACATCGCTGTGGCCGAGCAAGGCCTGTATAGTACGAATATCATAGTTGGCCTGGAGTAGGTGACTTGCAAAACTGTGGCGAAAGGTATGGGGCGTAACCCGCTTGGTAAGCTGTAGTCGATTAGCTGCTGATTTGATGGCCTTTTGGACATGCCGGTCATGGAGATGATACAACCTTCTTTCCCCGGTATCAGGTACAAGAGTCAGCTCCTTAGCCGGGAACAGCCACTGCCAGTTGAATTCTTTGGCAGTATGCTTTGCTTTCCTGTCCATGGCATCAAACATAAACACGCCATCATATCCATCTTGAATGAATTTCGTATGCAGCGCTTTCACTTGATTCACCTGGGCCAGAATGTCCGGAATGATTGATTCCGGCATAGGCAGGGTCCGATCCTTTTTTCCTTTTCCGTCATGAACGGTTAATATTTTGTGATCAAAATTCAGGGCATTCATTCGGATATTCATGCATTCAGCCAATCTCAAGCCGCATCCGTAAAGCAGCTTCACGATGAGATCATAAGGATATCTCAGTTTCTCCACGACAAGATCAATTTCTTTTCTGGACAGTACAACCGGAATGTAAGGTTTCCTCTTGGCCCGCACCACCCCGTCAATTTTCCCGAACTCCTTTCCAAGAATATGCCGGAAAAAAAACAAAAGGCCGTTAAATGCCTGATTCTGGGCAGACGCAGAACATTTTTGTTCAACCGCCAACCATGTCAGAAACTGTTTCACATCGTCAGGCGACAAAGAGTCAAGCGCCTTGTTTCGGACAAAAGTTTGAAATTGTTGCACCCACTTGCAGTAAGCATCAAAAGTTTTAGGCGAATAATGACGTACTTTGATTTCATTGCTGAGCCGGGAATAAACCGTATTCCATCCATCTTGAACAGAGGCTTTCAAAGGTTTTTCAAAAGCAGATGTATCCTCATGTATGGCATTCTCAGGAGAGTTCCCGGTTACAGGCTTTTGATACCAGTGGGGAACTATACCATACATGTCATAATAAATAAGGATTGAATCATACGCCTGCTTCTGCTGTTGTCTCGTCTGCTTTTTTTCTCTCAGCTTGTTAATAAATAAAGGCAGGCTGTAGGTGTTTTTAGCGGCATGGCCATACTTTGAACAAAAATCAATGTAATACCTCATCCATTTCTTAAATTCAGGATACTCGGCAGGTGATATCCCTTTGCTAAGTAACTGGGATTCAAATTGTTTTAAAAATTCTTGCGGAATTTGTTTCATCATGCTACCAAAAAATATCATTTAATTTGGAATGATATCCGATTAGAAAATACCGAAGCTACAAAAAGATGTCAACCGATATCAGCTTTTTGAATGATATGCGAGCAACCGGAGAATAACTTGTTAATTTTTCGTAATTTAGGATTCCAATTTGGAGGGAAAAAATGGGAGACCACTACAAATATAAATACAGCATTACCATGCAGTCTGATGATTTAGCTGTTGTACATTGTTTAAGATCCCTAAGTCAGTTTAGTCAAAAAACCGGAAATAATAGAATCACATGGGGTAACACGAAAGAATCTGACTGGAAGCGTGATGGGAAAAAAGTCACTTTTCGATTTACAACCCCTGAATACAGAAAATTCTTTATTTCGGAAGCAGAACGCCTATTGCCAAGTGATTCCTGGACAATCAGCGCTCAGAATGAGAACGATCCGGCCAAGCCCGCAAAGTAGTTTGTCGAACTGCTATTCAGCTTAAATTGGATGTAAAATCAGCATAGACAAATATAAGGCAAAAAATCGGTAATGCACGAACATTGAGAATTACTTGCAAAGAATAAGCAGCCTGTATAAAGTTCGCACACAATGTCATTAACTTAACGAATTGGCTGGTATCCATAATGAAAACGTCCGCTCCGCCTGTTAAATTTTCTTTCATATTTACGTCCCGGCCTTATCGGCTCAATCGTCTCTACCACAATTGTGTGAATATCTGAAATAAGCATGGATAAAACGTCTTGTGGCCTAAGGAACAACAAAGGCAGGACGTCTTTTACTTTTGAAAGTAGTTGAGCAAAATTCGTTTTATAGCGATAGCATCTGCTCTCAGTGTTCCTATCAATTTCTGGTTGGGTTGGATAGGCCAATGCAGATGTCAAATTTTTCGAAAAAACCTTGGCATGAAAATCTTGATAGACGGAGAGAACCGATTTGCCAGAAAAGTTCTCGATCTCAATCCAATGTTTCATGGTTTTATAATCTTCTTCCACCGGCCATCTCAGGTGATAGAGTTCGGCAAACTCTT is drawn from uncultured Desulfobacter sp. and contains these coding sequences:
- the argS gene encoding arginine--tRNA ligase encodes the protein MKTKIRTMVIDAARAAFEKGMLPSDQVPEFEVETPKHEGQGDFSTNFAMVSAKLQKMAPAKIAKTLVESMSDMSDASLGTSLAKMEVAGPGFINFFLSPEAWHPVVDRVLVQDLAFGSSTMGDKKRVQVEFVSANPTGPLHVGHGRGAAVGDAMGNILSFAGFDVQKEYYINDSGRQIRTLGTSVWLRLQQIQGGNIDFPQDCYQGDYIRDIAQEILDSRGKDLADADEKQGIEICARFAAQKILAGIRSDLDDFGVRFDNWFSEQSLYDSGRVQETIENFKAKDLIYEKDGALWFRTENFGDEKDRVVVRNNGLTTYYASDIAYHDEKYERGFDRVIDVWGADHHGYIKRIDAAVVASGRKSEQFDVILVQLVNLLRDGNPVQMSTRAGEFVTLKDIVDEVGKDAARFMFLSRSYDSGLDFDLELAKKKSSDNPVYYVQYVHARITGILNKAKDEGLIDQTDFKTGIHLEKLVAEEELKLIKQVAGFQEQVEKSAATLHPHVIFTYLMALAAAFHAYYNRHKVIIEDKPLCLARLSLVLAVKKVIRNGLLLLGVSAPERM
- a CDS encoding tetratricopeptide repeat protein; protein product: MEQALIFFEKSLQIGRNLGDDTKIAWSLGNIGSAHICLGNCDSAIPLLLSAKAIFEQIKALIGVVFCLEELGLIALFRGEFDRAQTLADQAENLALDAGLSLDFHQRPTALKGMSRLMKGDLTRAITCFQDIETAGTPGLTTCLGTGFVSIVNQDACRAAFYEKKAKHLTKSVHKPQFIALSYLLQEAIFLQNKDKAAAASKLDLAMNAPLSPSKLFNAWPFADSLICQIRQV
- the vapC gene encoding tRNA(fMet)-specific endonuclease VapC produces the protein MLKYMLDTNIVIDVIKRRPIEVLAVFNAHAGQMCISSITLAELLHGAEKSTMVSHNLRRVEDFVSRLEVLSYDDNAAAHYGNIRADLEKKGTPIGINDLHIAGHARSESLILVSNNMREFVRVDGLRLENWIETK
- a CDS encoding DUF169 domain-containing protein — encoded protein: MNKKITAFLDILGLDGPVMGLFYTDQIPESGITPKPMTHIDLLSPDGDHEINWSSCLLSKVRYARRKMCPAFFDKEHYGCLGAAFFTGFKPFYESFEPALISSGIQGQMQGERYVDCVDTGKRIYDSFKPPGADAAVLVIQPLDLFASGNRPEIVLLFPNRDSLIGLNALTVFVTGNPDAVKIPFGMGCAALVSWPRKFKRKGDRVAVIGGFDINGIKYFKKGEFSFAVSYDLFLQMVDAWPDSMVGTRAWKRLKKQ
- a CDS encoding DMT family transporter; its protein translation is MKTWILPALGTLVCWGFWAFIPKLTTRYISPMSAMVYESMGAMVIGAIVLAVLHFRPDVSGKGIFLALATGMLGMAGGLCFLFAVRSGKVSVVAMFTSLSPLITIALGYLLLNETITLKEGLGILTAFIAIYLFSAS
- the vapB gene encoding type II toxin-antitoxin system VapB family antitoxin, producing the protein MDSELIMGDWVMDVGTVFVNNRTQAVRLPVDSRFPENVKKVVVRVVGKDRVLSPVENTWDSFFLSEDGVSDDFMTERASQEQSERESF
- a CDS encoding BTAD domain-containing putative transcriptional regulator; this translates as MPEFVCQFFGSPKFFVDGRPVKPDRRKAVALAAFLIVHGKSISRERLADLFWPNFGRTSALASLRRTLSVMGKVLGKHWFEANRETICFVPNENISVDVAQFQALISRHSTNSDALEPDVLEKAAQMYSGSFLSDFSLYDAPEFDEWQFARKEAFEREFIQIINILAQRHETLGNDDKAIKYASVWAEYDPLNESAHRCLIRLFGRTGQKGLVKQQYDRCRQLLDTELGIPPDSKTAQLAEKALGPGSFPVKQIPTARDLFPEQSFAFIGRPRELTAISVILIQHGARLLTLTGPGGIGKTRLALEFATKERISFAHGVFFLPLANISCLDAMMAALSERLGLLPDKRTSVLQQVQDFLRDKKILLVLDNLEHLEGINEQICLLLDNTRHLKILATSRSRLELGREQVLSVSGLDCPLQPPGKKTEQIKTFFEAQAPALFIAAVRRVQPYFVPHAGNLHDIMRVCRLTSGIPLALILAGGWGDTYCVRDIADQIEKSIDFLQVGQADVPPSHRSIRAVFDTSWNSLSQQEKRIFMNLAVFRGSFCREAASAVAGTFDQEPDCQGLSGIIRKSLVRLDPVTGLLSLHTLISQYAEEQLVSSGTQEMVLNRHQAYYLGMVRTGEEELIGPKMMAYRTDMDLAFANIEQAWNRAVLKKDIASLSSAAAGLYVYFDMHGNYLNGQRLFSAAKPLAENQQQPFNPVSGLLMVCWFDMHTQSVNAKPSFDQVLGFAHQWLRSTVKSSDDLSRAHALLLMGAVSHKKKSISGPFVYINKAYPGLPG
- a CDS encoding integron integrase, translated to MRYYIDFCSKYGHAAKNTYSLPLFINKLREKKQTRQQQKQAYDSILIYYDMYGIVPHWYQKPVTGNSPENAIHEDTSAFEKPLKASVQDGWNTVYSRLSNEIKVRHYSPKTFDAYCKWVQQFQTFVRNKALDSLSPDDVKQFLTWLAVEQKCSASAQNQAFNGLLFFFRHILGKEFGKIDGVVRAKRKPYIPVVLSRKEIDLVVEKLRYPYDLIVKLLYGCGLRLAECMNIRMNALNFDHKILTVHDGKGKKDRTLPMPESIIPDILAQVNQVKALHTKFIQDGYDGVFMFDAMDRKAKHTAKEFNWQWLFPAKELTLVPDTGERRLYHLHDRHVQKAIKSAANRLQLTKRVTPHTFRHSFASHLLQANYDIRTIQALLGHSDVRTTMIYTQTVPSTTLKEAKSPLDIT